One part of the Gossypium raimondii isolate GPD5lz chromosome 1, ASM2569854v1, whole genome shotgun sequence genome encodes these proteins:
- the LOC105776766 gene encoding NADH kinase isoform X1, with translation MARRKLLLLLKPFDVYQVTQSNAVSRFTNPQIFHYIDNRRKVHKEAINVCQKILQQKPIDWKPIFRNNLSQPIHNVDLVVTVGGDGTLLQASHFLDDSVPVLGVNSDPTQAEEVEKFSNEFDATRSTGYLCAATVKNFEQVLDGFLEDQIVPSKLSRISVSVNSKVLPTCALNDILIAHPCPATVSRFSFKIRGDDETCSPLVNCRSSGLRISTAAGSTAAMHSAGGFPMPILSRDLQYMVREPISQGPAISRLMHGLIKSDQSMDASWFSKEGFVYFDGSHVFHTIQNGDTIEISSKAPVLQVVLPHLST, from the exons ATTTTCCATTATATTGATAATAGGCGTAAGGTGCACAAAGAGGCCATAAACGTTTGTCAGAAAATTTTACAGCAGAAGCCAATTGACTGGAAACCCATATTTCGTAACAATTTATCACAACCAATTCATAATGTGGATTTGGTTGTTACAGTTGGTGGTGACGGTACTCTTTTGCAGGCCAGCCATTTCTTGGATGACTCAGTTCCAGTTCTAGGAGTTAATTCTGATCCTACACAAGCCGAAGAG gttgaAAAATTCAGCAATGAGTTTGATGCTACTAGAAGCACTGGCTATTTATGTGCAGCAACAGTAAAAAACTTCGAGCAA GTGCTAGATGGCTTTCTAGAGGATCAGATAGTTCCTTCGAAGTTGTCAAGGATATCAGTATCTGTAAACTCAAAAGTTCTGCCTACATGTGCTCTTAATGATATCTTGATTGCTCACCCTTGTCCTGCAACTGTTTCCCGGTTCTCATTCAA AATTAGAGGGGATGACGAAACATGTTCACCATTAGTGAATTGTCGATCAAGTGGTCTCAGAATCTCAACTGCGGCAGGATCAACAGCTGCCATGCACTCAGCGGGAGGATTTCCAATGCCTATTTTATCTAGGGATCTTCAATATATGGTAAGAGAGCCTATTTCACAGGGACCAGCCATTTCTCGCTTAATGCATGGTTTAATCAAGTCAGATCAGTCAATGGATGCTTCATGGTTTTCTAAAGAGGGTTTCGTATATTTTGATGGCTCTCATGTTTTCCACACTATCCAAAATGGGGACACCATAGAAATATCTTCCAAGGCCCCAGTTTTGCAAGTTGTCTTGCCTCATTTATCAACATAG